A stretch of the Caloranaerobacter ferrireducens genome encodes the following:
- the rpsG gene encoding 30S ribosomal protein S7, producing MPRRGRVPKREVMEDPIYKDKVVTKLINQVMLDGKKGVAQRIVYGAFDYIREKTGQDPLEVFRKALENVMPLLEVKARRVGGATYQVPVEVKPDRRQTLGIRWLVNYSRQRGERTMKERLAKEIMDAANNVGASVKKREDTHKMAEANKAFAHYRW from the coding sequence GTGCCAAGAAGAGGACGTGTACCAAAGAGAGAAGTTATGGAAGATCCAATTTATAAAGATAAGGTAGTTACTAAACTTATAAATCAAGTTATGTTAGATGGTAAAAAAGGAGTTGCTCAAAGAATAGTTTATGGAGCATTCGATTACATTAGAGAAAAAACTGGCCAAGATCCATTAGAAGTTTTCAGAAAAGCTTTGGAAAATGTTATGCCTTTACTAGAAGTTAAAGCAAGACGTGTTGGTGGTGCTACTTACCAAGTTCCAGTAGAGGTTAAACCTGATAGAAGACAAACATTAGGTATTAGATGGTTAGTTAACTATTCAAGACAGCGTGGAGAAAGAACAATGAAAGAAAGATTAGCTAAAGAGATTATGGACGCTGCTAATAATGTAGGTGCAAGTGTTAAGAAAAGAGAAGATACTCATAAGATGGCAGAAGCTAATAAGGCATTCGCACACTATAGATGGTAA
- a CDS encoding ribosomal L7Ae/L30e/S12e/Gadd45 family protein, with product MLSILKDAKKVVGTKQARRAVINDKAKIVFVAKDADRHVVDDLIKMCEEKSIEIVYVDSMKELGSACGIELKAASAAILKE from the coding sequence ATGTTATCAATTTTAAAAGATGCTAAAAAGGTTGTAGGTACAAAGCAGGCTAGAAGAGCAGTTATTAATGACAAGGCTAAAATAGTGTTTGTAGCTAAAGATGCTGATCGTCACGTTGTTGACGATTTGATTAAAATGTGTGAAGAAAAGTCTATTGAAATAGTATATGTAGATAGTATGAAAGAATTAGGAAGTGCCTGCGGAATTGAGTTAAAGGCAGCTTCAGCTGCGATACTAAAAGAATAA
- the rpsL gene encoding 30S ribosomal protein S12 gives MPTINQLVRNGRKKVTKKSKAPHLQVGFNSLKKRPINMSSPQKRGVCTAVKTVTPKKPNSALRKIARVRLTNGYEVTAYIPGIGHNLQEHSVVLIRGGRVKDLPGVRYHIIRGTLDAAGVENRKQGRSKYGTKRPKK, from the coding sequence ATGCCAACAATAAACCAATTAGTAAGAAATGGAAGAAAGAAAGTTACAAAAAAATCAAAGGCTCCACACTTACAAGTAGGATTCAACTCATTAAAAAAGAGACCTATTAACATGAGTTCACCACAAAAAAGAGGAGTTTGTACTGCAGTAAAAACTGTAACTCCTAAGAAGCCTAACTCAGCGTTAAGAAAGATTGCAAGGGTAAGGCTTACTAATGGTTACGAAGTTACTGCATATATTCCAGGTATTGGACACAACCTACAAGAGCACAGTGTTGTTCTTATAAGAGGTGGTAGGGTAAAAGACTTACCTGGTGTTAGATATCATATAATCAGAGGAACTTTAGATGCAGCTGGTGTGGAGAACAGAAAACAAGGTAGATCAAAATACGGTACTAAGAGACCTAAGAAGTAG